A single Carassius carassius chromosome 3, fCarCar2.1, whole genome shotgun sequence DNA region contains:
- the LOC132113437 gene encoding C-type lectin BML-1 — protein sequence MMNRVLLLVFLGAMMPVTFPQTRMFYFVPKLMRWSDAQIHCRRNYIDLATIDDQTDRDEMMRVIRQFHNGDVWTGLSRTDNSAPWVWSDQSPSTFMPWASNQPNNVNDSQYCVVVTPRVELNDLTCEGTHPSVCYTERLKQTVRLEIKSNQNVNDPAVNSEILLQIVKRFKENGLKDYAKLSWKIQPDANVFQKIDATQQTEPCKTDGRKTFY from the exons ATGATGAACAGGGTTTTGCTCTTGGTTTTTCTTGGAG CTATGATGCCTGTGACATTCCCACAGACTCGTATGTTTTACTTTGTGCCGAAATTGATGAGATGGTCAGATGCGCAGATACACTGCAGACGGAATTACATTGATCTGGCCACCATTGATGACCAGACAGATAGGGATGAGATGATGAGAGTCATACGGCAGTTTCATAATGGTGACGTGTGGACCGGACTCAGTCGGACAGACAACAGCGCTCCCTGGGTCTGGTCCGATCAGAGCCCATCCACATTCATGCCATGGGCTTCCAATCAGCCAAACAACGTGAATGACAGTCAGTACTGTGTGGTAGTGACTCCGAGGGTGGAGCTTAATGATCTGACCTGTGAAGGAACCCATCCTTCGGTTTGCTATACTG AGAGACTCAAACAGACGGTGAGActggaaatcaaatcaaatcaaaatgtgAATGATCCGGCTGTGAATTCGGAGATTCTGCTGCAG ATAGTTAAGAGATTTAAGGAGAATGGATTAAAAGATTATGCAAAGCTCTCATGGAAGATTCAGCCAGATGCAAATGTCTTCCAGAAGATTGATGCCACTCAACAGACTGAACCTTGTAAAACGGACGGAAGAAAGACGTTTTATTGA